The genomic DNA GAACACTGCCTATGTGCTTCGTGCCGACGTCAAACTCGAGAAGTATCTCTTCCCCTGTCGCTCTTTTTTCAGATCCAAGGGCCACGTGGAGATGTCCTCATCACCAACGACGGTGCGACGATCCTCAATGAAATGGCTGTCGTCCACCCTGTAGCCAAAATGGTAGGAGCGGCGAATGCGCGTGCGCGAGAAAGTTTTTAATTTGCAAAGGTCGCCGAGTTTTCGCGAATGTTTCGGCTGCCTGCTTCAGGCCCAGGCGCTGTGTCTACATGTGGTTGCGCCgggaggggagacgcgggaaaTCACTCCACGCACTCCGGGTGCATCAAACGGGACAAGGCCTAGAAAGAAACTTTAGTCTCACGAAAGAAACGCAACTCGTATAACTAATGGGATAGGCCAAGGCGCATTTGAATTCACCTAGTCCCTCTCCTGCCTATCTACTtacgcatatgcatgcacttgGCATACTGCCCTACACAGCAACCCTCCGTGCAAGTGTGCGTCTGCGCGCTCAGTGATACGTGTgtgaacacacacacacacacaatcGCTTACATgcgcgcatatatatgcagacaTGCGTATCTAtctcgcgcgtttttttgCGGAGGTATGGTGTAGTGCTCGCACTGGTTACTCGCGGGGTGTGCATTTGCAGATGGTGGAGCTGTCGAAGGCGCAAGACgtggaggcaggagacggaacAACAAGTGTAGTGGTGCTATGTGGGGCTCTTCTCGAAGCGTcccagcagctgctcgacCGCGGTGTGCACCCTCAGCTCatcgcctcctctttcctcgaaGCCAGCAAGCAGGTAGGATCAGCCCAGCTGTTCCCGCTTAAAAGCCTttgtacatatgcatatccAAGTTTACTGGTTTCTGCGTGAACAACTGTCTATTTCGGCGTGCTCATGGGTATAGAAAAAAGAAATGCACGCAAACGTAGatctgtatatgcatgtgcgtgtgccCGTGTGTGGCGacggtgtgtgtgtcgactTCCGTACCTATGTAGACCCTTAAACGTTCCGCGTGGTGTGCACGCACATGGAAGCGGCATTCTGTGAGTGGTAGAGGCGTTCGGGGCGGCGGCGTCTGGCTCAGCTTGGCTGGGATGGGAATAAAAAACGAAGGTCCAAGCGTCCGGGCGTGCACTGGGCCACCGGTGGtgctttcctctgcgttttGTCTGTCCAGTCGGAAAAGATCTTGCAGGACATGGCGGTGCCTGTGGACCTGAACGACCGCGAGAAGCTCATTCAAATTGCTGCGACATCCCTCCAGTCGAAAGTCGTCAGCCACAACGCGAAGCTCCTGGCGCCCATTGCTGTCGATGCTGTCATGAAGGTATCGCTCGAGCTCGCGTGGAACTCTTCCGTGTTTTAtgtgaggagagacgaaaccgcCGCGATAAGTGGCAATTCGGCTCCAGACGGTCAACAGATAAACACATTTGCGCCTCGACTGTAGATTCGTATAGATGCTCAACAGGTCGTCCAATGGATGTACACTGGTACACATGTGAACACGTCTGTGCTGGTGTTTCCACTGCTGAGATGCGCTGAAAAGGACATCCCCATAATTATGTGAATACATATATttctatatatgcatgcatttagATATGTACTAAAAAAcaaacgcatatatatatatatatatagatatatatatatatatatatatatattaggaCGGAGTCTACACGTTGGGATGGATCATTGTGTTTCGCTTTACGTGaggtttctctgttttctttttcaggTTCTGCCTGAGGGCGGGGATGTCGACACCGTGGACCTGAACGATATCCGCGTGGTGAAGAAGCTAGGCGGCACGGTCGACGAAAGCGAGTTGGTCAAGGGCATTGTCATGGTCGACCAGAAAGTCTCGAAGAGAGCGGGCGGGCCTTCCAGGATTCAGAATGCAAAAATTGGTGAGGACAGGCGACGAACAAGAGACCGCTCCGCGCTCTATACATGGACTCGGCTCACCGAGAATCCGGAACCTGCATGGccatgcgcatatatatatatatatatatatctacaaTTCcttgatatatatatatatatatatgcatatgtaaaTGCATTTATCTATTCAGGGATTTATAGCTGTTTAGAGCTCTGAGTTGCATGCCTCGGCATCAATGAGTTCGTTTCTCCGGTTCCCTTTAGGTCTGATCCAGTTTTGTCTGTCGGCTCCCAAGACGGACATGGAGAACAACATTGTGATCAAAGACTACACAGCCATGGACCGCATGctgcgagaagagcgcaTTTTGATTGCCAAGATGGTCAAGCAAATCGCCGCCACCGGATGCAACGTCTTGCTCATCCAAAAGAGCATTCTCAGAGACGCCGTCAACGTACGAACAAACCCAACCGAGGCTGCAACTGCCTCCGAAGTCCCCTGTGTGCCGATGTTATGTGTATCTGTCAACATGTTTTCagacatgcatatatatatatatatatatattggtgTTTAGGGCCATGCGTGCATCCGTCAGAGAGGTGGATAGGCGCCTTTTTCACCGGAGGCGCTTCGATGGTGTGAGTCAACGAGTGGGCTTCTGTTTTTGGCCGTTTCCAGGATCTTTCTCTCGATTACTTGGCAAAAGCCAAGATCATGGTGGTTCAAAACATCGAACGCGAGGACGTCGAGTTCATCAGCAGGACTCTCGGCTGCCAACCAGTCGCGTCGCTCGACCACTTCACGGCGGACAAACTCGGACATGCAGACCTTGCTCAGGACGAAATGGTGaggccttttctcccgcaTTACACAGGTTTTATGAGCGGAGATCGCAAGGACTTAAGACGAATtcgcatgcatatatttgtataaATTCATAATCTGCGCATCACAGATGCATCTGTATGTCCATGGCATGTACAGGGGTAAATGGTGGTCGAGGAAACATGTGGTGTCCGCCTCTCCACGCAAGTCTAGGTGTAAATGTTTTTTGCCTGCATTCCTCCATagctgtatatatatatatatatatatatatacacgtcGCTTTACATTGATAGACATCGATATAGACTGTTAGACCGTTATCAGGAAGCATGGACATGCAGCGCGTTGCTTCTGTGTCGTGGGGCGGTTCGTTTGAGTCGTGAATAAGGTACAAATAAGGGGGGAGGGAATGACTTGAGAAAACTGGAAGAAGCGTAAGGAGACACGCGTGTCGAGTGCAAGAGATGGACATTCATGGCAGGACAGAACACAAATCCGCAGATACTCGCCGGCACGGACTTCTtaccagagagagacggatgCTGCATCGAGGTGGGCTTTTGTTGGCAAGAAAACCGCACACGGTTATCTCTGTCGCACACGGGGATCGAGGGCACTGTTCGTTTTTTTGCTTCTTGTGTGTTGCGCGGCCTGCAGGTCGCCGGCGGCGGCCACATTGTTCGCATCACGGGAGTGAACGCGAAGAACACCGTCACAGTTTTGCTGCGGGCGTCCAACAACCTGGTGGGTTTCTCGgttcctgctctcttcgtTCCACTCCCAAAACGCACGAACACGCCCAGAGATTCAGTCAACCACACATCCACCCTCCAcctgcatatacatgtgcCTAGACGggtataaatatacatacatatatatatatatatatatgtataaatggTTAAGTGTAGGCATTTTCTTGTggacacatgcacacatctgCGTTTGTCTACTATGGGTAGTATGTGCTTTGTGCCTTTGGAATCGCTTCAGATGTTGGACGAAACTGAGCGTTCTCTCCACGACGCTCTCTGTGTGGTCCGATGCCTCGTCAAAAGAAGACAGCTTCTCCCAGGCGGTGGAGCTGTCGAGGCCGAACTCTCTCTCAGACTGAACGAGTGGTAAGAAACAAACGCGTCGACCAGCGCCGCGGCAGCCGTATCTGCTTCTGTGtccgctgcgccttctctaAGGCCAATTGTTTTTTGAAtgctgtttcccttcttcaggGCTAGGACGCTCCCAGGCGTTCAGCAGCTGTGCGTCAGAATGTACGCAGAGGCGCTCGAGCTGATCCCCTACACTCTCGCCGAGAATGCAGGTATGAAGCAGGCCGTGCTTATATTGGGAGCAACACATCTGCCTGTTTCGTAATGGTGGAAACGCTTCATTTCCCTTTCGCTCCGGGACGGGCTGGGAAATAGGTCACGTATTCGGTTCATAATTCGCatgtttgtctttttctaGCTGACGGGAAGTTTCTTGGAATGAATCGGGTGGCGACGAGCTCGCACGAGTGTACCAGGAGACACCACACATCTTTTGGCGTAATATATCTGCGTTTTCATTGCTGAAGATATTAGCATAAGTAGATATATTTGCGTATATACGTGTCCGTATAGAGGGATATTGCCTGACGGTGTGCATcatgcatctctctccctctatAATTCGCTTCTGTTTTTGTGCATACGCGTCGTCGCGCGAACTCGATTCTtccacctctctctgtcctcgcgtCTTTTAGGTTTGAGCCCGCTGGAAATTGTCACAGACCTGAAGCTGAAGCATGCGCAAGGCGAAAAGCTCGTCGGCATCAATGTGCGTCAAGGCTGTGTGTCGAGCATGGTTGACATCAACGTGCTGCAGCCCTTGCTGGTTAGCTCCAGCGCGGTGAAACTCGCCACTGAGGCAGTGATGATGATTTTGAAGATCGACGACATCGTCATGTGCCGGTAattttccgccttttctggcACACGCGATGCTGAGAACGCGGAACCCTTACCCGTTGAAATCTCCTCAAACAAAACAAGCTCAGTGAGGAGAAGGGAGGATTTGTCTACGTTTTTCAACCGCACATGCTCAAAAACACTCCtagtttcttttcttctctctgctgcccATACATCATTTTTACCTCtttatatctatacatatagTCGTATATGTATGGAGGTGGGAGGCAGACCGGTGAATGTTTTTTCTAGAGGGCTGTTTATCGGATGActctgtgtcgcttctgGCCGCCTCTGCTGTGGTCAATCTCTACAGGGTGAACTCGTGGTCTCTCCTTGCAGACAAACTTGAGAATCTACGTTTTTCACTTTGTACGGTTGTCGTGTTCCTCTTGTTCCccgtgctgtctccgttttcgcttgTTTCCCGTAATACGTTTGGCTGCatgcttctcgttttctcgctggtttgcttcgttttctctctgcgtgcgcATGCTGTCTGTCGGACTATATTCGGGCAATTTCGGAGCTTTTTCTGTCCATTGCTGAATAGTATTTCCTTCGTGGAACTGGAGGCCAGCCACAAGGGTGCTCCGCCGCGAAACAGCAGAGACCGGTCGGCGGAGCTGTGACAACTCGGAAAGGGGAACCGCTTGAGCGGCACATCTTTCCTTCGAATGTGTAGCTGCGTCAGATAGAGAAAGTGTTCAGGTTGATTTGCGGCAATTCGTATGTTCCAGGGATGACTGCAAAGTCGTTGCTGcagtctttttctcgtcgaaTTCGTAGACATCAAAAGGAATTGCGATTTGTAGTGGCGGTCACTGGACTGCAGACACATAGAGCTCTTTGTTGATGTGGACACGTATCGATGCTATATATCACACGTACAGACACAAGAGAGGATAGCAAGTTCTACCAACAAATCAACTGTAGCTAGCGTCTACAGTAAAAGAGGTAGCCGCAGGATGGGAATTTAGGATATCcgtatgcatgcaccgcTGGAGAGATGTTTACACGCACGCATAAATGCAATGTGGCGAGTGTCTACGGCTCGACACGCCTAGGTAGATATATGATGGAACGGTTACGGAAAACAACTGCACACCTAGGAGCTTCCGAGACTCACGGCGGTTTCCATGGACACCAAACGAGAGAAAATACCCCGTTTACAAACCACTTCACTGGCGGTCACAGATCCAACGTGAGCCTCCGATACCGCAGCACAGGGTGCAAATGACTGTCCTCTTTTTATGGAACAGATATGTAGCTCCGCTCTTTCGATGCAGGCATTTTCCCGGTTCACGTTGCGGGAGTTTGCCCTTCAAActcttgtttttcttttttcgaggTACAACGCGTCCCGTTAAAAACACCCCCGATGTGGACTCAGACCGGCATGAGGACTTCGCTGACGTTCctaatctctctcttcgcgtcgtCGTTTCGACCAAAGTTTTTTCGTTTAGGTTCCTCAAAGGGAACCACCTGGATAAAGTAGGTCCGCCAGAGAAGTGAACGCGAGTCGACAGCTTCTGATTGCTGCTACCTCGGCCGTTGCAACGTGTTTAAAAACAAAGAGCGGGTGCCTGTACATTGTGACGGGTAATGGGTGTCGGTCAATACGCTTTTTGGAGTTTTTCTTGGAAGGGAAAAGTAAAGTGCAGCACATAAATTTAGGGCTTTGGGGAGTTGCACGAGGAACATGTCGGTGCTTGATGGAACTGCCGAAAACACCAAACTCATGGGGGTTGCTGCGGGAATGATTCTCCTCGAAAAAAGGTGCTTATTTGAAGTTGAGAGCACAGACTTCCTCAGGGGAGTGCAAAGCGTGGACCTGCTTAATCCTAGATTGGCTCTCTACCTTTCGCGACCGAAGCCATCAGGTTGTTCCCACTTTGCGATCTGTTCATGCGCTTTGGTGAATTTGGAAACTCGGCATGCAGACTTAGTGTAGGCCAAAGAAAACCTCTTCCTGGTACTCGGTTCCGCCCGGAAGCGTGCATTTCGCTCCTTGCTTGCGTAGAGAACGTTTCTTACTTGCCGTCCGTCTGTGGTGTTCCTGCCTCACACCGCGGAGAAAGTCAAAAGTGGGAAAAGAATTTGAGAGCAAGGAAGCCGCGCCGCTTTtagaaacgagagagaaaaagaagccgGGAAAGGAGTGAGGTAAAAGGCACACACGCTGCTCGTGGCTCTCAATCACGAGAAGGGAAAtcgcgaaagagagataTTCCAAGTCTCTATACTCGGGGTGATTTGCGTAGGTCGGAACACGCGTTCCACAGACCGCGGAGCTCTCTTGACAGTGAAACGAAAAAGCGTATTTCTCCTTCTAGGGGAGGAGGACGCGACATACTCACTTAAAGAGGAacccccttcttcttttgcctctGCAACAAAAACGTCGCTTTCTACCCAGCGTCATCTCTCGGCTGTCTTTTCgcagttttctctctgtaaGCAGTGACTACTCCGCCACCAGACGCGTATGCTCTGGACAGTGAAAACATTTCCGCGATAGCAAACGGTGAACTTTGCAGGCAGAGCGATGTCCAGTTCTTTTCTCACGACACAAAACGCAGCGCCTCCGAAGACCGAGATTAACAGTGAGGAACCGGAATGAAGGTAAGCACCTCAACGCGGGTGTTGCCTCAGAGCACGCGAATGTGATACAAAAAGCAGACGTAGGATTCTCAGTCCTCTTGGTGGTCGTGTGAAAAGaaagactggagagagaagctttTGTATTGCGAGATGTCGCGGGAGCCTCAAGTccaaaacagagaaacacattTTGGTGCACTTCGGgcaagcacagagagagcaccCGTCTGAGACTGGACGCCCTGATTCCTCGATTCCTTCCCCAGAATGCTTCGGCAAACCTCTGCGAAAATGCAATTGGTAGTCGTTGCTGTTGATGCGGATATACGCCTGTATGACTATATGCATCCCGCTGTGCCAAATAGCGCCTACACACAGGGGTGCCCTGGACACGAAAACTGACCTTGCACGCCTCTTTGGCGCAATCAACGTTcctgtacatacacatgaACGTCGCCATGTAATGCGCACCAGTGAACAACATttcatgcatatatagagagatatAGATGTTTGAACACATATACAGAGGCGTAAGCGGCAGAAGGGAGTCTCTCTGAGAATTTGCTTCAGCCCCCGTAACTGCTCAGCATTCCTGCATTCCAAACAGAAAGCATGACAGactccgagagaaaggacgctCCTAGGACAGAAACAAACAAAGCGCTTCAGCGCAAGACCGCAATGCGCCGACGGGCCTTGCCGCTCTGTGCCATCCATTGTAGATGTGGCATCCACTAGGGCGACGCGTAACTCGGTCACAGACGAACACCGAGCAACAACGCGTGTTATACAACGAACTGGTGGAGACTGAAACCGATGGCGATGCGATCTTCACGGACGATGATGCTTTTGTTGGGGCTCAGGTGATACAACACCGCTGGACATTTGTCTTCAAAACCGGCCAGCAGCCGCGGATCGAAAGCGACGGAGCAGTCGGTAGTGAACAGGACAGCGCATGTTCGAATGTAGACAACTACAGATATTTGTGCTGATATATCTGACGACACATAACAATCGCTGTTTCTTTCAAGGCCGGTCTGACCTAcgcctatatatacatatgtataacTTTGTTTCTTTGGCGATTTGGTCCTCGCCCGTCCTGTGTGGCACTGGGAGATAGGAGATATTTTGATGCGCGTATGGAGGCGTTGCAGCTCTTTCTGGTTTTTCTGCCGTGTTGTCTTGCCTgcagggagacgccggaagCCGAAAGCTGGAAGAGGGTGAAGACTGTTTCGCACCTCCACTCTTTACAGCACTCTGGCAGAAAAGCAACGCGATTTTCTGGGTAAGATGGTGAAGGTGTTTATGAAAAACACGGTGCTGTTGCTTCCGCATTCCACTCGCCGAGTCCCGTGTTTGTGTGTTGCCTCCACGATGGCAGGTGACcgctgcagcttctctcctctaTTACTCGAATTTCGTTTTTGTCGCTGCGACGTGTCGCGCCACATACAGGTGAGCCGCCTGCACACTCGCTCTTCTTTGATCGCCCGTGGTTGGAGGATCCATCAAAGTACCGTCATGGATAACAAATTAGAAAGCTTGATGGCGCACAAAATCGTCCTCCTCCTCAAATCGCAGTCGAAATTTCTCACAGTCAAAGTCTCCCCAACACAACTAAACGCACATCATGTTCAAGGTACCTGTGTAAACGTATACGCTTGTATAACCGTATATTTTTAGACTGTTCCACCGCATACATGTACAGGTACATGTATAAAAACATATACACATCTGCATCTATACGTGTTCACCTGTTTTCTATACgcaaatatgtatatatatatatatatctgggGCCTTGTAGCATTGCAAAGAGAGGCCTTGGGAGCCTGTGTTAAGGTGAACTTTTTCTATTGAGCGTGCGGTCTGTGATTATCTCAGGATTCCGATGTACCTGAGTCTCGCTGGATTTGCAATTGTTTTTCTGACTGTTTTTTATATTGGCATCTGCCGGCCGTTCCTACTTACCGCGGAcctggaagaagacgacctGCTTTCATGGTCAGCTGTCTAACacagtgcatgcactgcgAGACTCGGGAAAAGCACGGGATTTGCCTGGTTCTCCGTGGCCCTCTTATTGCAATATTAGTTATATTCATGTACTTAAATGTCCATAGTACTAGTTCACATTTAGAATAACGTATAATTCGAAACATTCGATGTATCTATTAGTTTTAAATCATAACCTAGTGACATTTGCACAGTTCACTCTCTACAGCTGTATCCCGACAAGGGCAGAGGAGTGCAGAAACGTCTGGGGATGGTGTGCCAAGAAACTGTCTAACTATCGTGTCGACATGGGGCTTTTTCGGTACCCTCgggaacagggagaagagggagtcTTCTGCATGGACACCATCGAACTTACGCACCACATGCGCTGTTCTGCAACTCGAAAGGGCGTAAGATTTCGTTCCTCCAAAAATTTCCCGGTTTCGTTTCAGCGTCACGCCTTGGCTGAGCATCACAGTCCTCATAAGTGAAGTCCTGTAAGTTAAAGTGggatttctctctcagcgGTTCGACTGCCGGTAGCAGGTGCGCCATAAATATTTGTATTTGTAGATAGCTCACGCAGACAccaaatatacatacacctcTGCATACAGATACTGGTCAGCATCCTTTTGTGAATAGGCTCATGCGGTGATATAAATTATCTCAAAGAGGTACACTTACGTATCTACATTGGATTGGCACAGAGATGTTTATTGACCTCTTCTCCCATATCTCGGTGGATGGGTGTGTCCTAatatgcgcatgcaccagAATTAATCCGTCTACAGACACTCCACAGTTTCGTTTGCTCCTTTCCTCGATCGCTCAGGTGTATCATCGCCTTTTGGAAGATCTGGCCGTTCCTAATTGTTTTTATGATGGTGAGATCTAAGTGGTTCCCCGGTTCCACGGTAACGGAAACCGCTTTCACGACCCGAAACGTCCTCTGAGCGCCGTTCTCCGTGTTCTAAAAACAATAAATGTAGACCTAAATAGACACGTGTATCCGCTCTGTAAGAATGAAGAGATTGCCGTATCTGTCTATGCTCATATGTATGTGTTTATCGACCTCTATAAGGTTACGCAGAGGTGCAAGACATATATACTTCCATTTCGTTTCTTTTATATACTTGTCAGTGTATGCCTGTATTTGAGAAACGCGTGGCCCTGCGTTCGCACCTTTAAACACAAACCCagcctgttttcttctcgcctggtGTTTCCAGATTGCCTTTTCTTTGGGATTGATGCATACGGGAGAGCTGCTACCTGGCGGCGTTCTAGGCGGCCTCCTGATGTACGCAGTCCTCGGGTCggccctcgtctctcctttcttcatTCAACACCGAGGCAAGTTCGTCCGTACCGTTGAACAGCTCTCCTGTCTCAAGTCTTAGCGAAAAAAGGACATGCAATTTCGTCACCACCGACTCTCTCtactttctctctccacatgcCTTTTTATGTATGCATTGACCGACTGAACCTCGGCGCTGGACATGTGGTATGTTCGCATACGCCTGTCGTCCACTTTTTTGATGGAGTGCATTTTAAACCCATATCTTCACACCGTTTCCAGCAGAGTGCAtttcgacgcatgcaggcgcgtCCTTCCGTCGGGGAATATATGCGGAAAatgcgcctgcgtcttccttctgtaCAGGGTTGGCTCACAGGCCTGAGGTGTGTTGATCTTCGAGATTCGCCTTTCCCAGGAAATCCTTTTCTTTCAAGACACGTGAGCGTCTTTTGTAGAAGATCTATACATATGCTGAGTCCCACGTGGGGAACCAACTCTCGACAAGCACAAGGCACTGCCTCTCGCCAAACAACTCGAGGTGCTGCGTGTCTCTACACGTACGATCTGTAGAAGTCCATCTGACTCACAAGTCCGCTCTCGTATCAAAGACATATATGTCGACGCATACGACGGTTTTTGACAGAATCTGGATTCACAACTGGAAAAGTGCGGGCGAGAAGGTGCGAGCGAAAACGACGATTCTGCGGACCATCATCTCCAGGTCTTCTGTGACGTGTGTGAAATCGGTGTTGACTAGAGTCTCGTCGGGTCAAGCGCGGCCAAAACGGGATTGCCTTTTCTCCGATGTCTCGATCTGAAACATGGGCCGCACAGCGCGCTAGTCTCAGATCGCACTTCAAAAAGTTGAAAGTTTAAACGCGTTTTCACGAGCTTCGAGAGGCCGGGACCGCTACTCTCGCCTCGACAGGGCacactcgcgtttcgccgttgagggaagacggcggtCTGTAGAGAAGGGCGATACGAAAGATACACGAAGCCAAGGAAGAAAGATCCACGCGTCTCCAGGACAGAGACAGTcccgcgaaacgcgagtccACGGCGAGGCGCCAACACACCACTCTCCCACCTCTGCGCCAGATTTAGGATCGTTGCATCTAAATGGAGGCGCATCTGTTCATATCTCAGAATCTATACACAGCTATGCCAATACGAAGGGGACTACACCAAGCTGTATGTGTCACgtgcgaaaaaacgcgtgcgGCGACTTGGCGACGAGAATTCGTTTCTCCGAAACACACCAGACCGAAAACAGTTGCGTGGTGCGcacgcagaggaaaacgaaacgtGAACTCTCAACAACCTTACGCatcctcctgtctctgttttcagACACGAGAACGGACACAGAGGCGATGCGGACCTGCACCGTTTCTCCCGAGACTTCAAACCTAACTCCTAAACATACTTTTCATATACAAGCCACGTGCTCCCACAATCAtcacccatatatatatatatatatatatatatatatatatatatatatatatatatatatatgcatctgcGTCCCCTACACGAGTTATCGGTGGATTCCACCCATACCTCTGCACttctatacatacatgtatatatatgcgtatgtatatTTCTGTGTTTATGTTTACATAGATGTGTGTTTGTCCACACTTGCGTTTGGTGGTTTGGGAATTCCCCCTTTGGCTGCGGGTCTCAGCTGCATTGCGGCCTCTGCGTTTCGTGCTTCAGTTGTCTTCGTAGTCCCCGATGCCCCCTTCCCCGATGGCGAACacggcctcgccttccgcgagACTGGGGCTGTCGTAGATTTTGCAGAtgcggctctcgcctctgcctttccgcaAGTAGAGGCGCGTCTGACTCGCATGCGCCATGATGTTGCCTCCGATCGGGAGTTTCTCGTTTCCAGCGAACATGCCGCCGCCCATGTTGTCGACTTTCGCGACGACTTGGTTGCTGACGACGACGGCCACGCCGTAGGTGTCGGCGATCCGTTGTAGACACCGCAGAAAGCGACACAAATGCGTTTGCCTGCTCGCCAGCTCGCCGCGACCTGTGTACTCCGAGCGATACAAGGCAGTCGCGCTGTCCACAATCAACAACGCAAACCGACTCTCAGCCATCATCGCACTCGCCTCCATCAGCAGCTCCATCTGGTGGTCTGAAATAAAAGAGGAACCGGGAatcgaagaaaaagagaaagagaataggagagaaagagaataGGAGATAAAGAGAataggagagaaagagagtgggagacagaaaaaggaaaggagacagggagagagacacgcgagcgCACAAACAGTACGCTCTTGTACACGTTCTCCCCGCCATGCGTAAACACGGGTTGTCCACACACGGACCTCCGCGACGAAAGCGGCGCAcatttctctgtcttccgcaGGCGACCGCTCAAGCGCCATTCCTTACCCACATTAACGgcctcgtcgtttcctcctcaGGCCCAAGCGCGatgctctctctctataaATGCATGCCCTCGTGAAAATGTGGCATGTGTACGTTTGGATATGTCGATGTATGTGCACGTAGAAATGCGTCCTACATGCATTTGCACAGATGTGTCGAACGGGACAGCCCAGATTTCGGTGGAGTGAAAAAAAACAGCAAGGTGTGGACGCGTTCGTACCACAGTTGTAGGCTCGCGCGTACGCGACATTGTCGAGACAGTCG from Neospora caninum Liverpool complete genome, chromosome VIII includes the following:
- a CDS encoding putative TCP-1/cpn60 family chaperonin, translating into MASADVATKSGGSKPSGGKHDGMWAHDEKQKDIRRQNIIAAKAVADAVRTSLGPRGMDKMIQGPRGDVLITNDGATILNEMAVVHPVAKMMVELSKAQDVEAGDGTTSVVVLCGALLEASQQLLDRGVHPQLIASSFLEASKQSEKILQDMAVPVDLNDREKLIQIAATSLQSKVVSHNAKLLAPIAVDAVMKVLPEGGDVDTVDLNDIRVVKKLGGTVDESELVKGIVMVDQKVSKRAGGPSRIQNAKIGLIQFCLSAPKTDMENNIVIKDYTAMDRMLREERILIAKMVKQIAATGCNVLLIQKSILRDAVNDLSLDYLAKAKIMVVQNIEREDVEFISRTLGCQPVASLDHFTADKLGHADLAQDEMVAGGGHIVRITGVNAKNTVTVLLRASNNLMLDETERSLHDALCVVRCLVKRRQLLPGGGAVEAELSLRLNEWARTLPGVQQLCVRMYAEALELIPYTLAENAGLSPLEIVTDLKLKHAQGEKLVGINVRQGCVSSMVDINVLQPLLVSSSAVKLATEAVMMILKIDDIVMCR